The genomic window GTCAATGCAGTACGCGTCGTCTTCAACCATGCGCTGGATGCCGCGCACGTGTCCCTCGATCGTCCTCAGACGGGTGAGCAAGTCTTTCTTCGTCGTCTGGCCAGCCATGGTGTATAATCCCTCGTGCTTACCCCCTCCCCAGGGGATGGGATACATGCAAAGTATATCACCGACGGACCGCAGAACCATGAACACCAAGACCTTTCGCGTCCCCAACATCGGGTGCGATGGCTGCGCGCGCGCCATCCAGAATGAACTGAAGGACATGCCCGGCGTGACCTCGGTTCAAGCCGACCCAGCGACCAAGATGGTCACCGTGACGTGGGACGAACCGGCGCACTGGGACGCCATTCGAGAGAAGCTGGTCGCGATTCACTATCCACCTGAGTCGCGGAGCGCACTTGATTAGATGAGCGCGATCGAACTGCCCATCACGGGCATGACCTGCGCCAACTGCGCCAACACTATCGCGCGCGTCCTGCGCAACACGCCCGGCGTCACCGACGCGTCGGTGAACTTAGCGGGCGAACGCGCCTCGGTGACGTTCGACCCGGCACAGATCTCAGCAGCCCAGCTCATCGAGCGCGTGCGCGCTGCAGGCTACGATGTGCCGCTGGCGCGCGTCGAGCTGCCGGTCGTGGGCATGACCTGCGCCAACTGCGCTCATACGATTGAGCGCATCGTGAAGCAATTGCCCGGCGTCGCCGAAGCCAGCATCAACCTCGCCAGCGAGCGCCTGTCCGTGGGCTATCTGCCCGGCGCAGCGAGCATCGCCGAGGTCGTCGCCGCGATCCGCCGGGCCGGCTATGACGTGCCAACACAAGCTACGACGGCCGATCGCGCATCGCCATCGGAGGTGGGGCGCACCGCGCACCGCGCCGAGATCGCCGACCGCCAGCGGCGCATGGTCGTGGGCTTGATCTTCGCCCTGCCGGCCTTCGCGCTCAGCATGAGCCGCGACCTGGGGCTGCTGGCGGCGCTGTTCGGGCCGCACTTCGCCCCGATGGCCGGGCACCGAATGCCGGAGCATATCGCCGTCAACTGGATCCTGTTCGCGCTTACCCTGCCGGTGCAGGTCTACACGGGCTGGCCGTATTATCGGCACGGCTATCGGGCGCTGCGCAACGGCGCGCCCAACATGGACGTGCTGATCGCGCTCGGCTCCAGCGTCGCGTTTGGATACTCCGCCCTCGTCTTGCTGGGCGGAGGCGATGGGCATGTCTATTTCGAGACTGCGGCGATGATCCTGGCGCTGATCAGCGTGGGCAAGTATCTGGAAGCGCGCGCCAAGGGGCGCACCGGCGCCGCCATCGAGCGTCTGATCGGCTTGACGCCGAAGACCGCGCGCGTGCTGCGCCGCCGGGATTCCGCCCAGGACGATGCCTACGAAGAGATCGAAACGCCGATCGAGCACATCGCCATCGGCGACGTGATCATCGCCCGGCCCGGCGAGCGCATCGCGGCGGACGGCGTGGTGGTCGCCGGCCGTTCCGCAGTGGACGAGAGCATGATCACTGGCGAGAGCGTGCCACGCGACAAACAGCCGGGCGACCCGGTGACCGCCGGCACGCTGAACAAGGAAGGGGTGTTGCGCTACGAAGCAGCGCGCGTCGGCAAGGACACTACCCTGGCGCAGGTCATCCGGCTGGTCGAACGGGCGCAAGGCAGCAAAGCACCCATCCAAACACTGGCCGACCACATCTCGGCCGTCTTCGTGCCGACGGTGTTGGCGATCGCCGCCCTTACCTTCGCAGCATGGCTGGTGCTGAGCGGCGACTTCGGGCGCGCCATGATCAACGCAGTGGCCGTGCTGGTCATCGCCTGCCCCTGCGCGCTCGGCCTAGCGACGCCCACCGCAATCATGGTCGGCATGGGCAAGGGCGCCGAACTCGGCATCTTGTTCAGGAACAGCGCGGCGCTGGAGCAAGTCGCGCAGGTCGGCGTCGTCGCGTTCGATAAAACCGGCACACTCACCCAGGGCAAGCCCACAGTAAGCGAGGTGCTCTCCTTCGGCGATGTGAAGGCCGAATCCGTACTCGCGCTCGCCGCAAGCGCCGAGTGGAACAGCGAGCACCCGTTAGCGCGGACCGTGGTCGAGGCTGCCGAGGCGCGCCGGCTCCCCATCGCGCCGGCGGGTCGCTTCCAGGCGCTGCCCGGCCGCGGCGTCACGGCGATCACGACGAATGGTTCGGCATCGGGCGCAGCGCAGCATCTCGTCGCCGTGGGCAACCTCAAGTTGATGCAGATGCAGGGCGTCGCTGTGGACGCGCAAGCCAGCCGAGACATCGCGCAGTTGCAGGCGAAGGGTCGAACAGTGATGCTGGTGGCAATGGACGGCAGGCTGATCGGCGCGATTGGGCTGATGGATGCACCGCGGCCGGAAGCCCGGGCGTGCATCGCCGAACTCAAGCGGCGCGGCATCTTCACCGCTATGCTGACCGGCGATAACGCGCAGGCAGCCCAGGCAGTGGCGCACGACGTCGGCTTGGACGAGGTCATCGCCGAAGTGTTGCCCGCCGACAAAGCCGCGCGGATTGCAGCGCTGCAAACGTCCGGGCGCGGCGCGGTCGCCATGGTCGGCGACGGGATCAACGACGCCCCGGCGCTGGCGCAAGCCGACATCGGCATCGCCATCGGCGCCGGCGCAGACGTGGCGATCGAGGCCGCCGACATCACCCTAATGCGCAGCGACCTGCGCGGCGTAGTCCAAGCCATTGACCTTGCCCGACTGACCGCGCGCGGCATCCGCCAAAATCTGTTCTGGGCGTTCTTCTACAACGCCCTGCTCATCCCAACGGCGGCGCTTGGCGTCTTTCAGCAATACGGGCCGATCCTGGCCGCGGGGGCCATGGCCTTCAGCTCGCTCTTCGTAATCGGCAACAGCCTGCGCCTGCGCCGGGCGCGGGTATAACTGGCGCGCGCCCGCGCAAGCGGTACACTCTTCACCCAGCCGTGACAGTTAGACCTACTTCCCTCCTCGACAAACTGGGGCTGCGCGAGGTGAACTGCGGCGCATGCGGCGACGGCCATTGGATCAACGACCGCGACGGCAGCGAATTGATCTCCTACGACCCGACCACTCACG from Candidatus Roseilinea sp. includes these protein-coding regions:
- a CDS encoding copper-translocating P-type ATPase, whose product is MSAIELPITGMTCANCANTIARVLRNTPGVTDASVNLAGERASVTFDPAQISAAQLIERVRAAGYDVPLARVELPVVGMTCANCAHTIERIVKQLPGVAEASINLASERLSVGYLPGAASIAEVVAAIRRAGYDVPTQATTADRASPSEVGRTAHRAEIADRQRRMVVGLIFALPAFALSMSRDLGLLAALFGPHFAPMAGHRMPEHIAVNWILFALTLPVQVYTGWPYYRHGYRALRNGAPNMDVLIALGSSVAFGYSALVLLGGGDGHVYFETAAMILALISVGKYLEARAKGRTGAAIERLIGLTPKTARVLRRRDSAQDDAYEEIETPIEHIAIGDVIIARPGERIAADGVVVAGRSAVDESMITGESVPRDKQPGDPVTAGTLNKEGVLRYEAARVGKDTTLAQVIRLVERAQGSKAPIQTLADHISAVFVPTVLAIAALTFAAWLVLSGDFGRAMINAVAVLVIACPCALGLATPTAIMVGMGKGAELGILFRNSAALEQVAQVGVVAFDKTGTLTQGKPTVSEVLSFGDVKAESVLALAASAEWNSEHPLARTVVEAAEARRLPIAPAGRFQALPGRGVTAITTNGSASGAAQHLVAVGNLKLMQMQGVAVDAQASRDIAQLQAKGRTVMLVAMDGRLIGAIGLMDAPRPEARACIAELKRRGIFTAMLTGDNAQAAQAVAHDVGLDEVIAEVLPADKAARIAALQTSGRGAVAMVGDGINDAPALAQADIGIAIGAGADVAIEAADITLMRSDLRGVVQAIDLARLTARGIRQNLFWAFFYNALLIPTAALGVFQQYGPILAAGAMAFSSLFVIGNSLRLRRARV